The window AAGACACCGTTGCCTGGTACGAACACAGGGGGGTGCGCCTGAAAACAGAAGCCGACGGACGGATGTTCCCCACCACTGACGACTCTGGCACAGTCATTGACTGTTTGATGAGAGAAGCCCAACGAACTGGGGTCATTCTCCGCACTAAGGCGGCAGTTACAACCGTCAGCCGCGAGGGGAATCACTTTACGGTAAGGGTGCGGTCGCAGGCAGCCTTGCATTGCGATCGGCTCCTCTTAGCAACAGGCAGCAGCCCTCAAGGACACCGTATCGCTTCCGCACTCGGGCATACGGTTGAGCCCCCTGTTCCATCTCTGTTTACCTTCAACGTACCCGATAAAGCCTTGCACAGCCTGGCAGGAATTTCGGTCAATCCAGTGGTCGCTAAGCTCATCGTCCCTGGCGCCAAACCGCTGACCCAAACTGGCCCGTTGCTCATCACCCACTGGGGCTATAGTGGCCCAGCCATTCTCAAACTTTCAGCCTGGGGCGCCCGAATTCTACATAACTCACGCTATCAAGGCACCTTGCAGATAAACTGGTTGCCCTCGCTCAACCCAGAGCAACTGCGTCAAACCCTCCAAACTGCTCGCAGCGAGACCCCTAAACGGGCGATCGCAAATCGCTGCCCAGTAGACGTGCCCAAGCGACTTTGGCAATATTGGGTACAGCAAGCAGGCTTAGATGAAACGGTAACCTGGGCTAACCTGCCCAAAAAAGCGCTGAACGCGCTGGTTGAATCTATCAGTCGAGGCACCTACCCAATTCAAGGGAAGGGGGTTTTTAAGGAGGAATTTGTGACCTGTGGCGGGGTAAACCTCTCAGAAATTGATTTTAAGACAATGGCCAGCCGTCGCTGTGCAGGGCTCTTTTTGGCGGGAGAAGTCCTCAACATTGACGGCATTACTGGGGGATTCAACTTTCAAAGCGCCTGGACAACGGGTTGGCTGGCAGGGCAGGTATTGGGGAAGCACTCACCCACAATTGCAGATAGCCTTAAAACGTGAACTAATTTCCCACGAAAAGAATTTGATACGGGAATTCTTGTAAAAAAGGACATAGCCCCATTGGGCAGCGGGGCAAAAGGCGATTAGGTGTACCCATGGCTAAGAAAGATCCCTACCGTGAGTTTCTCAAAGAAGACTTTGGGAATCTCTTCGACATGTTAGAACTCAACGACAGACAGCGCCATTTTCTCCGCTCGCGCTGGCTAGATCAAGTGATCTGGATGGAGAAAAAAGCGACTACCTGCCGCGATCGCCATTATCAGCTCAGACTCACAGCCATCATCTTAGGAGTGTTAGTCCCAGTGCTCATTGGCTTGGATGTTGGCCAGGGAACAGCTGAGAAGGTGAAGAAATACATCACCATTGGCATGGGCGGCATTGTGGCCGTCGCTGCCGCTGTCGAAGAGTTCTTCCATTATGGAGAACGGTGGAATCACTATCGACGCACAGTCGAATCCTTAAAAACCCAGGGTTGGCAATTCTCTCAACTCAGTGGCCCCTATGGGCAGTTTTCGACCCATAAAGCTGCCTTCGGCAACTTTGCTGATCAAGTGGAGGAAGTGATTCAACGGGATGTTGAAGTTTACGTCACACAGCTGGCGAAACCTGATGAAGAGAAAGCCCAGCAAGCTGGAACAGCTGCCTCTGATGAGGACGAGGATGCTGTTGCCTGAGTAAGATGACAAAGAAAGAGGGCTCTAGATTTACACCGGAGGCCAGATGCCTTGTAGCAGCTCCGACCCTCACACCGCAAATCCCTAAAAGGTTAAGAAAGTCGTTAGACAAGGTTAATTTTTTGCCGGTTTAAGATTAAGATCTTGCTAAATCCCTTACCACAGGGAGTTGGCAAGTCTTGGCCTGGAATGCCCTGCCCAGGGATCTTGTAGCAAGCGTCACGCTCGTTAAGGCATTTCTATGGACTCCCTAAATTCCTGCCTTACGGCCTCCGGCCCTGTTT is drawn from Leptolyngbya sp. SIO1E4 and contains these coding sequences:
- a CDS encoding NAD(P)/FAD-dependent oxidoreductase, whose product is MTTPVRVIVIGGGAAGFFGAIACAQAAPTAQVTLLEAGAAPLAKVRISGGGRCNVTHHCFDPALLVQHYPRGGKALRGAFTRFQPKDTVAWYEHRGVRLKTEADGRMFPTTDDSGTVIDCLMREAQRTGVILRTKAAVTTVSREGNHFTVRVRSQAALHCDRLLLATGSSPQGHRIASALGHTVEPPVPSLFTFNVPDKALHSLAGISVNPVVAKLIVPGAKPLTQTGPLLITHWGYSGPAILKLSAWGARILHNSRYQGTLQINWLPSLNPEQLRQTLQTARSETPKRAIANRCPVDVPKRLWQYWVQQAGLDETVTWANLPKKALNALVESISRGTYPIQGKGVFKEEFVTCGGVNLSEIDFKTMASRRCAGLFLAGEVLNIDGITGGFNFQSAWTTGWLAGQVLGKHSPTIADSLKT
- a CDS encoding DUF4231 domain-containing protein; its protein translation is MAKKDPYREFLKEDFGNLFDMLELNDRQRHFLRSRWLDQVIWMEKKATTCRDRHYQLRLTAIILGVLVPVLIGLDVGQGTAEKVKKYITIGMGGIVAVAAAVEEFFHYGERWNHYRRTVESLKTQGWQFSQLSGPYGQFSTHKAAFGNFADQVEEVIQRDVEVYVTQLAKPDEEKAQQAGTAASDEDEDAVA